One segment of Pyrococcus sp. ST04 DNA contains the following:
- a CDS encoding molybdenum cofactor biosynthesis protein B, which yields MGVEEHKKEAPRTFKFGVITVSDKGSKGERKDEAGPLIVEELSKLGENVYYKIVPDDKLEILLSLFDAVKAGADVIVTTGGTGITSRDVTIESLRPLFDKELSFGEVFRVKSYEEVGYAAILTRATAGVIRGRERVVVVFSLPGSVNAVKTGVEIIKSEVFHVLKHARE from the coding sequence ATGGGTGTGGAGGAACACAAGAAGGAGGCTCCTAGAACGTTTAAGTTCGGGGTGATAACAGTAAGCGATAAGGGCTCGAAAGGAGAAAGAAAGGACGAGGCTGGTCCCCTCATAGTTGAAGAGCTCTCAAAGTTGGGCGAAAACGTGTACTACAAGATAGTTCCGGATGATAAGCTTGAGATTCTCCTATCCCTCTTCGACGCTGTGAAGGCCGGGGCAGATGTCATTGTGACGACGGGTGGTACGGGAATAACCTCTAGGGACGTAACCATCGAAAGCCTGAGACCCTTATTTGATAAGGAGCTAAGCTTTGGGGAGGTTTTCAGAGTTAAGAGTTATGAGGAGGTAGGATACGCTGCTATACTAACGAGAGCAACGGCTGGGGTTATTAGAGGTAGAGAAAGAGTGGTTGTAGTATTTTCCCTCCCTGGGAGCGTCAACGCCGTGAAAACTGGGGTTGAGATAATAAAGAGTGAGGTCTTTCATGTCCTCAAGCATGCTAGGGAATAG
- a CDS encoding metal ABC transporter solute-binding protein, Zn/Mn family codes for MRRLIPLLLIVLLLHPVAAQEKKPLVVTSLPPLASIIKEALGDYVQVVYLVPPGVEPHQYQLSPDQIRVLKEADVIVTTGHLPAEMKIIELKKEGEIAGTVLTIDDYRKYGFRYLPERWYTGKNNPHGIWLDPTNAVAIAEATAEAIAERNPGIRSGVEESVSKFKERVNSIVLAYSGVLKGKKAVIELPSQQYALEWLGVEVVASIKPEAEVPAKSVDELSNVNADVIVYDEGTPQTLKNAAIKLSQRLGIPVANITVLWTEKPYTKVLLDNTRSIISSLTKERKVVIKEGGFGYQYSILALIIGLVVGISIGVVIRRCPVL; via the coding sequence ATGAGGAGGTTAATCCCACTACTTCTCATTGTACTCCTCCTTCATCCGGTGGCCGCCCAAGAGAAAAAACCCCTAGTAGTTACGAGTCTCCCCCCACTAGCTTCGATAATAAAGGAAGCCCTTGGAGATTATGTTCAAGTAGTTTATCTAGTCCCCCCAGGAGTTGAGCCCCATCAGTACCAGCTTTCTCCTGACCAGATAAGGGTTCTAAAGGAGGCCGATGTAATAGTCACTACAGGACACCTACCGGCTGAGATGAAGATAATTGAGCTAAAGAAGGAAGGAGAAATAGCCGGAACAGTCCTGACGATAGATGACTACAGGAAGTACGGGTTTAGGTATTTGCCGGAAAGGTGGTATACGGGGAAGAACAACCCTCACGGTATATGGCTTGATCCGACCAATGCAGTAGCGATAGCTGAAGCAACCGCTGAGGCCATTGCAGAGAGAAACCCGGGGATAAGATCTGGAGTTGAGGAGAGCGTTTCAAAGTTTAAGGAGAGGGTAAACTCCATAGTGCTAGCGTACTCTGGAGTCCTTAAGGGAAAGAAAGCTGTAATCGAGTTGCCTTCTCAACAGTATGCCCTTGAATGGCTTGGAGTTGAGGTTGTGGCATCTATAAAGCCCGAAGCAGAGGTTCCGGCAAAGAGCGTTGATGAGCTCTCTAATGTCAATGCCGACGTCATAGTGTATGACGAAGGAACTCCTCAGACATTGAAGAATGCTGCTATAAAGCTTTCCCAGAGGCTCGGAATTCCGGTTGCAAATATAACAGTCCTTTGGACTGAAAAGCCCTATACTAAGGTTCTCCTTGACAACACTAGATCCATTATATCCTCACTAACGAAGGAGAGGAAGGTTGTCATTAAGGAGGGAGGGTTTGGATACCAGTACTCCATATTGGCCCTAATAATAGGGCTAGTAGTGGGAATTTCAATCGGCGTGGTCATAAGGAGGTGTCCCGTTCTTTAG
- the pfdA gene encoding prefoldin subunit alpha, which yields MAEKELEKLAYEYQVLQAQAQLLAQNLELLNLARAEVQTVKETLENLKKVEEEKPEILVPIGAGSFLKGVIVDKENAIVSVGSGYAVEKNINEAIAFLEERLKEYDEAIKKTQEALAEIEKKVGEVAKKAQEIQKKQAMSFQLKK from the coding sequence ATGGCGGAGAAGGAGTTGGAAAAACTCGCTTATGAGTATCAGGTTCTGCAGGCACAGGCACAACTTTTGGCCCAAAACCTCGAGCTGTTAAACCTTGCCAGGGCAGAAGTTCAGACCGTTAAGGAGACGCTCGAGAATCTTAAAAAAGTTGAGGAGGAAAAACCAGAAATCCTCGTCCCAATAGGTGCGGGCTCATTCTTGAAGGGGGTTATAGTGGATAAGGAGAATGCAATAGTGAGCGTGGGCTCGGGTTACGCGGTTGAGAAGAACATTAATGAGGCAATAGCGTTTCTCGAGGAGAGGCTTAAAGAGTATGACGAGGCCATTAAAAAGACCCAAGAAGCTCTAGCAGAGATAGAGAAGAAGGTCGGTGAGGTGGCAAAGAAGGCACAAGAAATTCAGAAAAAGCAGGCAATGAGCTTCCAACTTAAGAAGTGA
- a CDS encoding M42 family metallopeptidase: MKDLLRKLTQTPGISGYEEKIRNVVIEEIKDFVDYKIDAIGNLIVELGEGKEEILFMAHMDEIGMIITGITKDGKLRFRKVGGIDDRLLYGRHVDVITEEEKVDGVIGAIPPHLNIKGESSVVPWHSLVIDVGADSREEVEELGIKVLDYAVFKKHFAVLNGKYVSTRSLDDRFGVAALIEAIKALVDHDLDRKVVFAFTVQEEIGLKGAKFLANTYTPKYAFAIDSFACCNELTGDVKLGEGPVIRAVDNSAIYSRDLAKRVLGVAERNNIPIQVGVTGGGTDASAFQHKSKVLALSVPIKYLHSEVEMLHLRDLEKLVRLIEAITFEL, translated from the coding sequence ATGAAGGATCTTTTAAGAAAACTGACGCAGACCCCTGGAATTTCTGGATACGAAGAGAAAATTAGAAACGTGGTAATCGAGGAGATCAAGGATTTCGTAGATTATAAGATTGATGCCATCGGAAACCTAATAGTCGAGCTGGGAGAGGGGAAGGAGGAGATACTGTTCATGGCACACATGGACGAGATAGGTATGATAATAACAGGGATAACGAAAGACGGGAAGTTGAGATTCAGAAAAGTTGGTGGAATCGATGATAGGTTACTCTACGGAAGACACGTTGATGTAATTACTGAAGAAGAGAAGGTGGATGGTGTAATTGGAGCGATACCCCCACATTTGAACATAAAGGGAGAAAGCTCAGTAGTTCCCTGGCACTCTCTTGTAATCGATGTTGGTGCAGATAGCAGGGAGGAAGTAGAGGAACTGGGAATAAAGGTACTCGACTATGCCGTCTTCAAGAAGCACTTCGCGGTATTGAATGGCAAGTATGTGAGCACAAGGAGCCTCGACGATAGGTTCGGAGTTGCCGCGCTGATTGAGGCGATAAAGGCTCTAGTTGACCACGATCTCGACAGAAAGGTAGTGTTCGCATTCACAGTTCAAGAGGAGATAGGACTCAAGGGAGCAAAGTTCTTAGCAAACACATACACTCCAAAATACGCGTTTGCTATAGATTCTTTCGCATGCTGCAATGAGTTAACAGGAGACGTAAAGCTTGGAGAAGGCCCCGTCATTAGGGCAGTTGACAACTCAGCAATTTACTCTAGGGACCTGGCCAAAAGAGTTCTTGGGGTAGCTGAGAGGAATAACATCCCGATTCAGGTTGGTGTGACAGGAGGAGGAACCGATGCTTCAGCATTTCAGCACAAGTCAAAGGTTCTCGCACTGAGCGTTCCAATAAAGTACCTTCACAGCGAGGTTGAAATGCTGCATTTGAGAGACTTAGAAAAGCTAGTAAGGCTTATAGAGGCCATAACCTTTGAGCTTTAA
- a CDS encoding sulfite exporter TauE/SafE family protein: protein MLSFIQSFFVGIIVGTLAALFGLGGGFLLVPVLNIVGVEIHHAVGTSSASIVFTALSSSYAYHRQRRIHYRVGLLLASTAIVGAYIGAWMTSYIPARELKIIFGITLIFVAYRIYKKKPVEPTEIKLEDVKVNEKIVPLGGFFSGIASGLLGVGGGIINVPLLTWLGMPIHYAVATSSFAIVFTSTSSAIKHYLLGNVEVQWLPLLVPGLIIGAQIGAKIAKKTRAKSLKNAFAVVMVILAFRMILKALNLPVP from the coding sequence ATGCTCTCCTTTATCCAATCATTTTTCGTTGGAATAATTGTTGGCACACTGGCGGCGCTTTTCGGCCTTGGGGGAGGGTTTCTCCTTGTACCAGTGCTCAACATAGTAGGAGTTGAAATTCACCACGCAGTTGGGACATCAAGTGCAAGCATAGTGTTCACGGCACTAAGCTCTTCCTATGCCTACCATAGGCAAAGGAGAATACACTACAGAGTCGGCCTCCTCCTCGCGAGCACTGCCATAGTCGGGGCTTACATAGGGGCATGGATGACTTCCTATATCCCAGCCAGGGAGCTAAAAATAATCTTCGGAATAACTTTGATATTCGTGGCCTACAGAATCTACAAGAAAAAGCCCGTGGAGCCAACTGAGATAAAGCTTGAGGACGTCAAGGTAAATGAAAAAATAGTCCCACTCGGAGGATTTTTCTCAGGAATTGCAAGCGGATTGCTGGGAGTTGGTGGTGGAATAATCAACGTTCCCCTCCTCACCTGGCTGGGAATGCCAATTCACTACGCCGTTGCAACCTCAAGTTTTGCAATAGTATTTACCTCAACAAGTAGTGCAATAAAGCACTACTTACTCGGCAACGTTGAGGTGCAGTGGTTGCCGTTACTTGTGCCAGGGCTTATAATAGGAGCCCAAATAGGTGCCAAAATCGCAAAGAAAACAAGGGCCAAAAGCTTAAAGAACGCTTTCGCAGTTGTAATGGTCATCTTAGCATTCAGGATGATACTCAAGGCCCTTAACCTTCCAGTCCCGTGA
- a CDS encoding translation initiation factor IF-6 gives MHIERLDFENSPYLGVFGVATDKVVLVREGLQAKKLEVIREVLKVPVVEASIMKSRIIGILAAGNSNAIIVPWYIWDTELESIERKFKELGIETEIVPFETKYTALGNLILANDRAALVSTKFSREEARKIGDILGVEVERGVIAGLHAVGSAGVVTNKGGLVHPETSDEELKWLSELFKVDVYVGTANMGVPYVGSCMLANSNGVVVGSLTTGPEIVKIEEALGLI, from the coding sequence ATGCACATAGAGAGGCTCGACTTTGAGAACTCACCATATTTGGGTGTGTTTGGAGTAGCCACAGATAAAGTTGTCCTGGTTAGAGAAGGCCTCCAGGCAAAGAAGTTAGAGGTTATTAGGGAAGTCCTCAAGGTTCCCGTTGTAGAGGCAAGCATAATGAAATCAAGGATAATAGGCATTCTCGCCGCTGGAAATTCGAACGCAATAATAGTCCCCTGGTACATATGGGACACAGAGCTTGAGAGCATAGAGAGGAAATTCAAAGAGCTAGGGATAGAAACAGAGATAGTGCCGTTTGAAACCAAGTACACAGCACTTGGGAACCTAATATTGGCAAATGACAGGGCAGCACTAGTGAGCACAAAGTTTTCAAGGGAAGAGGCCAGGAAAATAGGAGATATCCTAGGAGTAGAAGTCGAGAGGGGTGTCATAGCTGGTCTCCATGCCGTGGGGAGTGCGGGAGTCGTTACAAATAAGGGAGGCTTAGTACATCCAGAAACTAGCGACGAAGAGCTCAAGTGGTTGAGCGAGCTCTTTAAGGTTGATGTTTATGTTGGAACAGCTAATATGGGAGTTCCATACGTAGGTTCATGCATGTTGGCGAACTCTAATGGAGTTGTTGTTGGAAGCCTTACTACTGGTCCTGAGATAGTTAAGATTGAAGAAGCCCTTGGATTAATATGA
- a CDS encoding redox-regulated ATPase YchF yields the protein MEIGVVGKPNVGKSTFFSAATLVDVDIANYPFTTIDANVGVTYAIAEHPCKELGCTPNPQNYEYRNGLALIPVKMIDVAGLVPGAHEGRGLGNKFLDDLRMASALIHVVDATGKTDAEGQPTEFHDPIEDIEFLEKEIDYWIYGILSKGWDKFAKRIKLQRMKLELAIAEHLSGIGVTENDVWEAMHRLGLPDDPTKWSDEDLLTFASEIRKINKPMIIAANKADATTDEQIERLKKEGEKRGYIVIPTSAAAELTLRKAAKAGFIDYIPGAGDFKILKDMSEKQKRALMIIKERVLDRFGSTGVQEVINRAVFELLNLIPVYPIQDENKMTDQFGNVLPHVYLMKKGSTPRDLAYKVHTDLGEGFLYAVNAKTKRRVGEDYELQFNDIIKIVAVTRG from the coding sequence ATGGAGATAGGTGTTGTGGGAAAGCCAAACGTTGGGAAATCAACTTTCTTTTCAGCCGCAACCCTGGTTGATGTTGACATAGCGAACTATCCCTTCACGACGATAGACGCGAATGTAGGCGTTACCTATGCCATAGCCGAACATCCCTGCAAGGAGCTCGGTTGCACACCAAACCCTCAGAACTATGAGTATAGGAATGGATTGGCCCTGATCCCAGTGAAGATGATAGATGTTGCTGGGCTCGTTCCCGGGGCTCATGAGGGAAGAGGATTGGGAAATAAGTTCCTTGATGATCTCAGGATGGCCTCGGCGTTGATTCACGTCGTTGATGCCACTGGAAAGACGGATGCAGAGGGTCAGCCAACTGAATTCCACGACCCAATTGAGGATATAGAATTCTTGGAGAAGGAGATAGACTACTGGATATATGGAATACTAAGCAAGGGATGGGACAAGTTCGCCAAGAGGATAAAATTGCAAAGGATGAAGCTTGAGCTCGCGATAGCCGAGCACCTCAGCGGAATTGGAGTAACTGAGAACGACGTGTGGGAGGCTATGCACAGGCTTGGTCTTCCGGATGATCCAACGAAGTGGAGCGATGAGGATTTGTTGACCTTTGCCTCTGAGATAAGAAAGATAAACAAGCCGATGATAATAGCGGCGAACAAGGCGGATGCCACAACGGATGAGCAAATTGAAAGGCTTAAGAAGGAGGGGGAAAAGAGAGGTTATATCGTCATACCTACGAGTGCCGCCGCCGAGCTGACATTGAGAAAGGCTGCAAAAGCTGGCTTTATAGACTACATACCTGGGGCTGGGGATTTCAAAATACTGAAGGACATGAGTGAGAAGCAGAAAAGGGCCTTGATGATAATCAAAGAGAGGGTTTTGGATAGGTTTGGCTCTACTGGGGTTCAGGAGGTCATAAACAGGGCGGTCTTTGAGTTGCTGAACTTAATCCCAGTGTATCCGATCCAGGATGAGAATAAGATGACGGATCAGTTTGGCAATGTTCTCCCGCATGTTTATCTGATGAAAAAAGGATCGACGCCCAGGGATCTCGCCTACAAAGTTCATACGGATCTCGGTGAGGGTTTCTTGTATGCAGTTAATGCTAAAACCAAGAGAAGGGTTGGTGAGGACTACGAGTTGCAGTTCAATGATATAATCAAAATAGTGGCCGTGACGAGGGGTTGA
- a CDS encoding NAD(P)-dependent oxidoreductase, with protein MRPRVAVLFKMKSKPLEELKKFADVEVILYPSEEELASKIGEFDGVIVSPLNKITKKVLENAKKLKVISCHSAGYDNVDVEEATKRGIYVTKVSGVLSEAVAEFTIGLLINLMRKIHYADKFIREGKWESHRTVWSGFKEIETLYGKKVGIIGMGAIGKAIAKRLLPFGVKLYYWSRHRKEDIERATGAKFMDIDDLIENSDVVILALPLTKETYHIINEERVRRLEGKYLVNIGRGALVDEKALTKALKEGKIKGYATDVFEEEPIKEHELFQLEWETVLTPHYAGLAKEALEDMGFRAVENLLKVFRGEIPEDLVNKEVLKVRPIDEVKMLEG; from the coding sequence ATGCGACCAAGGGTCGCGGTGCTCTTTAAAATGAAAAGCAAACCCCTAGAGGAACTCAAAAAGTTTGCTGACGTTGAAGTTATCTTGTATCCAAGCGAAGAAGAACTTGCCAGTAAAATCGGGGAATTTGACGGAGTGATAGTTTCACCCCTCAACAAGATAACGAAGAAAGTCCTTGAAAACGCGAAGAAGCTGAAGGTTATAAGCTGCCATTCGGCAGGTTACGACAACGTTGACGTGGAGGAAGCCACCAAAAGGGGGATATACGTGACGAAAGTCTCTGGTGTTCTGAGCGAAGCCGTTGCGGAGTTCACGATAGGGTTACTCATAAACCTCATGAGAAAAATACACTATGCCGACAAGTTCATAAGGGAGGGAAAATGGGAGAGCCACAGAACTGTATGGAGCGGTTTTAAGGAAATAGAAACTCTCTACGGAAAGAAAGTTGGAATTATCGGCATGGGAGCTATAGGAAAGGCCATCGCCAAGAGACTTCTACCCTTTGGAGTGAAGCTCTACTACTGGTCAAGACACAGGAAGGAGGATATAGAGAGAGCTACTGGTGCCAAGTTCATGGACATTGATGACCTCATAGAGAACTCGGACGTGGTAATTCTAGCACTCCCCCTCACAAAGGAAACGTACCACATAATAAACGAGGAGAGGGTGAGAAGACTCGAAGGGAAGTACCTAGTCAACATCGGAAGGGGTGCCTTGGTAGATGAGAAAGCACTCACTAAGGCCCTAAAAGAGGGGAAAATTAAGGGTTATGCAACGGACGTCTTCGAGGAAGAGCCCATTAAAGAGCACGAGCTCTTCCAGCTTGAGTGGGAAACCGTTTTAACTCCCCATTATGCAGGCCTCGCTAAAGAGGCCCTCGAAGATATGGGATTCAGGGCAGTTGAAAACCTGCTAAAGGTCTTTAGAGGTGAAATTCCTGAAGATTTAGTCAACAAGGAGGTTTTGAAAGTTAGGCCAATCGACGAGGTTAAAATGCTGGAGGGGTGA
- the rpl18a gene encoding 50S ribosomal protein L18Ae, whose protein sequence is MNVKVFRVLGYFEKGGKKFKFTKEYRAVKEEHVKELVYSEIGSKHKVKRNKIFIKEIKEIKPEEAEDVIVRRLSLEL, encoded by the coding sequence ATGAACGTAAAGGTCTTTCGCGTCCTTGGGTACTTCGAAAAGGGTGGGAAGAAGTTCAAGTTCACCAAGGAGTACAGGGCTGTAAAGGAAGAGCACGTAAAGGAACTTGTTTACTCAGAGATAGGAAGCAAGCATAAGGTTAAAAGGAACAAGATATTCATCAAGGAAATCAAGGAGATAAAGCCCGAGGAAGCGGAGGACGTAATCGTTAGGAGGCTCAGCCTCGAGCTCTAA
- a CDS encoding 50S ribosomal protein L31e: MPIEPGSEVIFTIPIRKIKKIVPRWKRAPRAVKFVREFVARHAKAQEVIIDPKVNEKIWERGIEKPPSRLRVKVKVEEEEREEGKVRIAYVTLA; this comes from the coding sequence ATGCCAATCGAGCCCGGAAGCGAGGTTATATTCACAATCCCAATAAGGAAGATAAAGAAGATAGTCCCAAGGTGGAAGAGGGCTCCCAGGGCAGTTAAGTTCGTTAGGGAGTTCGTGGCAAGGCACGCAAAGGCTCAGGAAGTAATAATAGACCCAAAGGTTAACGAGAAGATATGGGAAAGGGGTATTGAAAAGCCCCCAAGCAGGCTCAGGGTAAAGGTGAAGGTCGAAGAGGAGGAGAGGGAGGAAGGCAAGGTTAGGATAGCCTACGTAACCCTTGCCTGA